The Chlorocebus sabaeus isolate Y175 chromosome 6, mChlSab1.0.hap1, whole genome shotgun sequence genome has a segment encoding these proteins:
- the ODAD3 gene encoding outer dynein arm-docking complex subunit 3 isoform X2, with the protein MTSPLCRAASANALPPQDQVSTPSSKVKGREASGKPSHLRGKGAAQAWPPGRSKGGSFHRDAGKPSVHAQVAELHKKIQLLEGDRKAFFESSQWNIKKNQETISQLREETKALELKLLDLLKQALEHLDHRLREKVKQQNALRYQVVLRKRRLEELQLQHSLRLLEMAEAQDSQTEVAKTMRNLENRLEKARMKAQEAEHITSVYLQLKAYLMDESLNLENRLDSMEAEVVRTKHELEALHLVNQEALNARDIAKNQLQYLEETLVRERKKRERYISECKKRAEEKKLENERMERKTHREHLLLQSEDTTQDSLHAKEEELRQRWSMYQMEVIFGKVKDATGTAETHSLVRRFVAQGDTFAQLETLKRENEQTLVRLKQEKQQLQRELENLKYSGEATLVSQQKLQAEAQERLKKEEQRHAEAQDQLERALRAMQVAKDSLEHLASKLVHITVEDGRFAGKELDPRAGNYLPSLLGLVEEKLLKLQAQLGSHDVQEMLRHIADREFLASLEGRLPEYNTRITLPLATPKDKFFDEESEEEDKEVVTRASLKIRSQKLIESYKKHRRSRRS; encoded by the exons ATGACATCTCCCCTGTGCAGGGCGGCCTCCGCCAACGCCCTGCCTCCTCAGGACCAGGTTTCGACGCCCTCTTCCAAGGTCAAGGGCAGGGAGGCTTCGGGCAAACCCAGCCACCTCCGAGGCAAGGGAGCAGCCCAAGCCTGGCCCCCCGGCCGTTCCAAGGGAGGATCCTTCCACAGAGATGCCGGGAAGCCCTCTGTGCACGCTCAGGTGGCTGAGTTACATAAAAAGATACAACTGTTAG AGGGTGACCGGAAGGCTTTTTTTGAGAGCTCTCAGTGGAACATCAAGAAGAACCAGGAGACCATCAGTCAGCTCCGCGAGGAGACTAAGGCACTGGAACTAAAGCTGCTGGACCTGCTCAAG CAGGCCCTGGAGCACCTAGACCACCGGCTGAGGGAGAAGGTGAAGCAGCAGAACGCCCTGCGCTACCAGGTGGTGTTGCGGAAGAGGCGGCTGGAGGAGCTCCAGCTGCAGCACAGCCTGCGCCTTCTGGAGATGGCGGAGGCGCAAGACAGCCAAACGGAGGTGGCCAAG ACCATGCGGAACCTGGAGAACCGCCTGGAGAAGGCCCGGATGAAGGCGCAGGAGGCCGAGCACATTACCAGCGTGTACCTGCAGCTCAAGGCCTATCTAATG GATGAGAGTCTTAACTTGGAGAACCGGCTGGACTccatggaggctgaggtggtgagGACCAAACATGAACTGGAAGCACTGCACTTGGTGAACCAAGAGGCCCTCAATGCTCGGGACATTGCCAAG AACCAGCTGCAGTACCTGGAGGAGACCTTAGTTCGAGAACGCAAGAAGCGAGAACGCTACATAAGTGAGTGCAAGAAGCGTGCCGAGGAGAAGAAACTGGAGAACGAGCGCATGGAGCGCAAG ACGCACCGTGAGCACCTACTGCTACAGTCTGAGGACACCACCCAGGACAGCCTGCATGCCAAGGAGGAGGAGCTGCGGCAGCGCTGGAGCATGTACCAGATGGAGGTGATCTTTGGCAAGGTCAAGGACGCCACTGGCACTGCCGAGACGCAC TCGTTGGTGCGGCGGTTCGTGGCCCAGGGCGACACCTTTGCGCAGTTGGAGACGCTCAAGAGGGAGAACGAGCAGACGTtggtgaggctgaagcaggagaagcaaCAACTTCAGCGGGAGCTGGAAAACCTCAAGTACTCAGGGGAGGCCACGCTGGTGAG CCAGCAGAAACTGCAAGCCGAGGCGCAGGAGCGTCTCAAGAAGGAGGAGCAGCGGCACGCCGAGGCCCAGGACCAGCTGGAGCGCGCCTTGCGGGCCATGCAAGTGGCCAAGGACAGCCTGGAGCACCTGGCCAGCAAGCTGGTCCACATCACTGTG GAGGACGGCCGCTTCGCGGGAAAGGAGCTGGATCCCCGGGCAGGTAACTATCTGCCAAGCCTGCTGGGCCTCGTGGAGGAAAAGCTGCTGAAATTGCAGGCGCAGCTCGGGAGCCACGACGTGCAGGAGATGCTGCGCCACATCGCTGACCGCGAG TTCCTCGCCAGCTTAGAGGGAAGGTTGCCCGAATACAACACCCGCATCACGCTGCCCCTTGCCACTCCCAAGGACAAGTTTTTTG ATGAAGAGAGTgaggaggaggacaaggaggTAGTGACTCGCGCATCGCTAAAGATCCGTTCCCAGAAATTAATCGAAAGCTACAAGAAGCACCGTCGCTCTCGGAGGTCCTAG
- the ODAD3 gene encoding outer dynein arm-docking complex subunit 3 isoform X1: protein MTSPLCRAASANALPPQDQVSTPSSKVKGREASGKPSHLRGKGAAQAWPPGRSKGGSFHRDAGKPSVHAQVAELHKKIQLLEGDRKAFFESSQWNIKKNQETISQLREETKALELKLLDLLKGDEKVVQAVIHEWKWEKPYLKNRTGQQALEHLDHRLREKVKQQNALRYQVVLRKRRLEELQLQHSLRLLEMAEAQDSQTEVAKTMRNLENRLEKARMKAQEAEHITSVYLQLKAYLMDESLNLENRLDSMEAEVVRTKHELEALHLVNQEALNARDIAKNQLQYLEETLVRERKKRERYISECKKRAEEKKLENERMERKTHREHLLLQSEDTTQDSLHAKEEELRQRWSMYQMEVIFGKVKDATGTAETHSLVRRFVAQGDTFAQLETLKRENEQTLVRLKQEKQQLQRELENLKYSGEATLVSQQKLQAEAQERLKKEEQRHAEAQDQLERALRAMQVAKDSLEHLASKLVHITVEDGRFAGKELDPRAGNYLPSLLGLVEEKLLKLQAQLGSHDVQEMLRHIADREFLASLEGRLPEYNTRITLPLATPKDKFFDEESEEEDKEVVTRASLKIRSQKLIESYKKHRRSRRS from the exons ATGACATCTCCCCTGTGCAGGGCGGCCTCCGCCAACGCCCTGCCTCCTCAGGACCAGGTTTCGACGCCCTCTTCCAAGGTCAAGGGCAGGGAGGCTTCGGGCAAACCCAGCCACCTCCGAGGCAAGGGAGCAGCCCAAGCCTGGCCCCCCGGCCGTTCCAAGGGAGGATCCTTCCACAGAGATGCCGGGAAGCCCTCTGTGCACGCTCAGGTGGCTGAGTTACATAAAAAGATACAACTGTTAG AGGGTGACCGGAAGGCTTTTTTTGAGAGCTCTCAGTGGAACATCAAGAAGAACCAGGAGACCATCAGTCAGCTCCGCGAGGAGACTAAGGCACTGGAACTAAAGCTGCTGGACCTGCTCAAG GGAGATGAGAAAGTTGTCCAGGCAGTGATTCACGAATGGAAGTGGGAGAAGCCATACCTGAAGAACAGGACAGGCCAG CAGGCCCTGGAGCACCTAGACCACCGGCTGAGGGAGAAGGTGAAGCAGCAGAACGCCCTGCGCTACCAGGTGGTGTTGCGGAAGAGGCGGCTGGAGGAGCTCCAGCTGCAGCACAGCCTGCGCCTTCTGGAGATGGCGGAGGCGCAAGACAGCCAAACGGAGGTGGCCAAG ACCATGCGGAACCTGGAGAACCGCCTGGAGAAGGCCCGGATGAAGGCGCAGGAGGCCGAGCACATTACCAGCGTGTACCTGCAGCTCAAGGCCTATCTAATG GATGAGAGTCTTAACTTGGAGAACCGGCTGGACTccatggaggctgaggtggtgagGACCAAACATGAACTGGAAGCACTGCACTTGGTGAACCAAGAGGCCCTCAATGCTCGGGACATTGCCAAG AACCAGCTGCAGTACCTGGAGGAGACCTTAGTTCGAGAACGCAAGAAGCGAGAACGCTACATAAGTGAGTGCAAGAAGCGTGCCGAGGAGAAGAAACTGGAGAACGAGCGCATGGAGCGCAAG ACGCACCGTGAGCACCTACTGCTACAGTCTGAGGACACCACCCAGGACAGCCTGCATGCCAAGGAGGAGGAGCTGCGGCAGCGCTGGAGCATGTACCAGATGGAGGTGATCTTTGGCAAGGTCAAGGACGCCACTGGCACTGCCGAGACGCAC TCGTTGGTGCGGCGGTTCGTGGCCCAGGGCGACACCTTTGCGCAGTTGGAGACGCTCAAGAGGGAGAACGAGCAGACGTtggtgaggctgaagcaggagaagcaaCAACTTCAGCGGGAGCTGGAAAACCTCAAGTACTCAGGGGAGGCCACGCTGGTGAG CCAGCAGAAACTGCAAGCCGAGGCGCAGGAGCGTCTCAAGAAGGAGGAGCAGCGGCACGCCGAGGCCCAGGACCAGCTGGAGCGCGCCTTGCGGGCCATGCAAGTGGCCAAGGACAGCCTGGAGCACCTGGCCAGCAAGCTGGTCCACATCACTGTG GAGGACGGCCGCTTCGCGGGAAAGGAGCTGGATCCCCGGGCAGGTAACTATCTGCCAAGCCTGCTGGGCCTCGTGGAGGAAAAGCTGCTGAAATTGCAGGCGCAGCTCGGGAGCCACGACGTGCAGGAGATGCTGCGCCACATCGCTGACCGCGAG TTCCTCGCCAGCTTAGAGGGAAGGTTGCCCGAATACAACACCCGCATCACGCTGCCCCTTGCCACTCCCAAGGACAAGTTTTTTG ATGAAGAGAGTgaggaggaggacaaggaggTAGTGACTCGCGCATCGCTAAAGATCCGTTCCCAGAAATTAATCGAAAGCTACAAGAAGCACCGTCGCTCTCGGAGGTCCTAG
- the PRKCSH gene encoding glucosidase 2 subunit beta isoform X1 has protein sequence MLLPLLLLLLPVCWAVEVKRPRGVSLTNHHFYDESKPFTCLDGSATIPFDQVNDDYCDCKDGSDEPGTAACPNGSFHCTNTGYKPLYIPSNRVNDGVCDCCDGTDEYNSGIVCENTCKEKGRKERESLQQMAEVTREGFRLKKILIEDWKKAREEKQKKLVELQAGKKSLEDQVEMLRTVKEEAEKPEKEAKEQHQKLWEEQLAAAKVQREQELAADAFQELDDDMDGTVSVTELQTHPELDTDGDGALSEAEAQALLSGDTQTDATSFFDRVWAAIRDKYRSEALPTDLPAPSAPDLTEPKEEQPPVPSPPTEEEEEEEEEEEAEEEEEEEEDSEVQGEQPKEALLPLAPPQPASPAEEDKMPPYDEQTQAFIDAAQEARNKFEEAERSLKDMEESIRNLEQEISFDFGPNGEFAYLYSQCYELTTNEYVYRLCPFKLVSQKPKLGGSPTSLGTWGSWAGPEHDRFSAMKYEQGTGCWQGPNRSTTVRLLCGKETMVTSTTEPSRCEYLMELMTPAACLEPPPEAPTEDDHDEL, from the exons ATGCTGCTGccgctcctgctgctgctgctacccgTGTGCTGGGCCGTGGAGGTCAAGAGGCCCCGGGGCGTCTCCCTCACCA ATCATCACTTCTATGATGAGTCCAAGCCTTTCACCTGCCTGGACGGTTCGGCCACCATCCCATTCGATCAGGTCAACGATGACTATTGCGACTGCAAAGATGGCTCTGACGAGCCAG GCACGGCTGCCTGTCCTAACGGCAGCTTCCACTGCACCAACACTGGCTATAAGCCCCTGTATATCCCCTCTAACCGGGTCAACGATGGTGTTTGTG ACTGCTGCGATGGAACAGACGAGTACAACAGCGGCATCGTCTGTGAGAACACCTGCAA AGAGAAGGGCCGTAAGGAGAGGGAGTCCCTTCAGCAGATGGCCGAGGTCACCCGCGAGGGGTTCCGCCTGAAGAAGATCCTTATTGAGGACTGGAAGAAGGCGCGGGAGGAGAAGCAG AAAAAGCTCGTTGAGCTCCAGGCTGGGAAGAAGTCTCTGGAAGACCAGGTGGAGATGCTGCGGACAGTGAAGGAAGAAGCCGAGAAGCCAGAGAAAGAGGCCAAAGAGCAGCACCAGAAGCTGTGGGAAG AGCAGCTGGCTGCCGCCAAGGTCCAACGGGAGCAGGAGCTGGCGGCTGATGCCTTCCAGGAGCTGGATGACGACATGGACGGGAC GGTCTCGGTGACCGAGCTGCAGACTCATCCAGAGCTGGACACAGATGGGGATGGGGCGTTGTCGGAAGCAGAAGCTCAG gcCCTCCTCAGCGGGGACACACAGACAGACGCCACCTCTTTCTTCGACCGCGTCTGGGCCGCCATCAGGGACAAGTACCGGTCCGAG GCACTGCCCACTGACCTTCCAGCACCTTCTGCCCCTGACTTGACGGAGCCCAAGGAGGAGCAGCCACCAGTGCCCTCGCCACCCacggaagaggaggaggaggaggaggaagaagaggaggctgaagaagaagaggaggaggaggaggattctGAGGTGCAGGGGGAGCAGCCCAAG GAGGCCCTACTGCCACTGGCACCCCCGCAGCCAGCCAGCCCTGCCGAGGAAGACAAGATGCCGCCGTACGACGAGCAGACGCAGGCCTTCATCGATG ctgcccaggaggcccGCAACAAGTTCGAGGAGGCCGAGCGGTCGCTGAAGGACATGGAGGAGTCCATCAG GAACCTGGAGCAAGAGATTTCTTTTGACTTTGGCCCCAACGGGGAGTTTGCCTACCTGTACAGCCAGTGCTACGAGCTCACCACCAACGA GTACGTCTACCGCCTCTGCCCCTTCAAGCTTGTCTCGCAGAAACCCAAACTTGGGGGCTCTCCCACCAGCCTCGG CACCTGGGGCTCCTGGGCTGGCCCCGAGCACGACAGGTTCAGTGCCATGAAGTATGAGCAAGGCACGGGCTGCTGGCAGGGCCCCAACCGCTCCACCACC GTGCGCCTCCTATGCGGGAAAGAGACCATGGTGACCAGCACCACGGAGCCCAGTCGCTGCGAGTACCTCATGGAGCTGATGACGCCAGCCGCCTGCCTGGAGCCACCGCCTGAAGCACCCACCGAAGACGACCATGACGAGCTCTAG
- the ODAD3 gene encoding outer dynein arm-docking complex subunit 3 isoform X3, translating into MTSPLCRAASANALPPQDQVSTPSSKVKGREASGKPSHLRGKGAAQAWPPGRSKGGSFHRDAGKPSVHAQVAELHKKIQLLEGDRKAFFESSQWNIKKNQETISQLREETKALELKLLDLLKGDEKVVQAVIHEWKWEKPYLKNRTGQQALEHLDHRLREKVKQQNALRYQVVLRKRRLEELQLQHSLRLLEMAEAQDSQTEVAKTMRNLENRLEKARMKAQEAEHITSVYLQLKAYLMDESLNLENRLDSMEAEVVRTKHELEALHLVNQEALNARDIAKNQLQYLEETLVRERKKRERYISECKKRAEEKKLENERMERKTHREHLLLQSEDTTQDSLHAKEEELRQRWSMYQMEVIFGKVKDATGTAETHSLVRRFVAQGDTFAQLETLKRENEQTLVRLKQEKQQLQRELENLKYSGEATLVSQQKLQAEAQERLKKEEQRHAEAQDQLERALRAMQVAKDSLEHLASKLVHITVEDGRFAGKELDPRAVPRQLRGKVARIQHPHHAAPCHSQGQVF; encoded by the exons ATGACATCTCCCCTGTGCAGGGCGGCCTCCGCCAACGCCCTGCCTCCTCAGGACCAGGTTTCGACGCCCTCTTCCAAGGTCAAGGGCAGGGAGGCTTCGGGCAAACCCAGCCACCTCCGAGGCAAGGGAGCAGCCCAAGCCTGGCCCCCCGGCCGTTCCAAGGGAGGATCCTTCCACAGAGATGCCGGGAAGCCCTCTGTGCACGCTCAGGTGGCTGAGTTACATAAAAAGATACAACTGTTAG AGGGTGACCGGAAGGCTTTTTTTGAGAGCTCTCAGTGGAACATCAAGAAGAACCAGGAGACCATCAGTCAGCTCCGCGAGGAGACTAAGGCACTGGAACTAAAGCTGCTGGACCTGCTCAAG GGAGATGAGAAAGTTGTCCAGGCAGTGATTCACGAATGGAAGTGGGAGAAGCCATACCTGAAGAACAGGACAGGCCAG CAGGCCCTGGAGCACCTAGACCACCGGCTGAGGGAGAAGGTGAAGCAGCAGAACGCCCTGCGCTACCAGGTGGTGTTGCGGAAGAGGCGGCTGGAGGAGCTCCAGCTGCAGCACAGCCTGCGCCTTCTGGAGATGGCGGAGGCGCAAGACAGCCAAACGGAGGTGGCCAAG ACCATGCGGAACCTGGAGAACCGCCTGGAGAAGGCCCGGATGAAGGCGCAGGAGGCCGAGCACATTACCAGCGTGTACCTGCAGCTCAAGGCCTATCTAATG GATGAGAGTCTTAACTTGGAGAACCGGCTGGACTccatggaggctgaggtggtgagGACCAAACATGAACTGGAAGCACTGCACTTGGTGAACCAAGAGGCCCTCAATGCTCGGGACATTGCCAAG AACCAGCTGCAGTACCTGGAGGAGACCTTAGTTCGAGAACGCAAGAAGCGAGAACGCTACATAAGTGAGTGCAAGAAGCGTGCCGAGGAGAAGAAACTGGAGAACGAGCGCATGGAGCGCAAG ACGCACCGTGAGCACCTACTGCTACAGTCTGAGGACACCACCCAGGACAGCCTGCATGCCAAGGAGGAGGAGCTGCGGCAGCGCTGGAGCATGTACCAGATGGAGGTGATCTTTGGCAAGGTCAAGGACGCCACTGGCACTGCCGAGACGCAC TCGTTGGTGCGGCGGTTCGTGGCCCAGGGCGACACCTTTGCGCAGTTGGAGACGCTCAAGAGGGAGAACGAGCAGACGTtggtgaggctgaagcaggagaagcaaCAACTTCAGCGGGAGCTGGAAAACCTCAAGTACTCAGGGGAGGCCACGCTGGTGAG CCAGCAGAAACTGCAAGCCGAGGCGCAGGAGCGTCTCAAGAAGGAGGAGCAGCGGCACGCCGAGGCCCAGGACCAGCTGGAGCGCGCCTTGCGGGCCATGCAAGTGGCCAAGGACAGCCTGGAGCACCTGGCCAGCAAGCTGGTCCACATCACTGTG GAGGACGGCCGCTTCGCGGGAAAGGAGCTGGATCCCCGGGCAG TTCCTCGCCAGCTTAGAGGGAAGGTTGCCCGAATACAACACCCGCATCACGCTGCCCCTTGCCACTCCCAAGGACAAGTTTTTTG A
- the PRKCSH gene encoding glucosidase 2 subunit beta isoform X2: MLLPLLLLLLPVCWAVEVKRPRGVSLTNHHFYDESKPFTCLDGSATIPFDQVNDDYCDCKDGSDEPGTAACPNGSFHCTNTGYKPLYIPSNRVNDGVCDCCDGTDEYNSGIVCENTCKEKGRKERESLQQMAEVTREGFRLKKILIEDWKKAREEKQKKLVELQAGKKSLEDQVEMLRTVKEEAEKPEKEAKEQHQKLWEEQLAAAKVQREQELAADAFQELDDDMDGTVSVTELQTHPELDTDGDGALSEAEAQALLSGDTQTDATSFFDRVWAAIRDKYRSEALPTDLPAPSAPDLTEPKEEQPPVPSPPTEEEEEEEEEEEAEEEEEEEEDSEEALLPLAPPQPASPAEEDKMPPYDEQTQAFIDAAQEARNKFEEAERSLKDMEESIRNLEQEISFDFGPNGEFAYLYSQCYELTTNEYVYRLCPFKLVSQKPKLGGSPTSLGTWGSWAGPEHDRFSAMKYEQGTGCWQGPNRSTTVRLLCGKETMVTSTTEPSRCEYLMELMTPAACLEPPPEAPTEDDHDEL, from the exons ATGCTGCTGccgctcctgctgctgctgctacccgTGTGCTGGGCCGTGGAGGTCAAGAGGCCCCGGGGCGTCTCCCTCACCA ATCATCACTTCTATGATGAGTCCAAGCCTTTCACCTGCCTGGACGGTTCGGCCACCATCCCATTCGATCAGGTCAACGATGACTATTGCGACTGCAAAGATGGCTCTGACGAGCCAG GCACGGCTGCCTGTCCTAACGGCAGCTTCCACTGCACCAACACTGGCTATAAGCCCCTGTATATCCCCTCTAACCGGGTCAACGATGGTGTTTGTG ACTGCTGCGATGGAACAGACGAGTACAACAGCGGCATCGTCTGTGAGAACACCTGCAA AGAGAAGGGCCGTAAGGAGAGGGAGTCCCTTCAGCAGATGGCCGAGGTCACCCGCGAGGGGTTCCGCCTGAAGAAGATCCTTATTGAGGACTGGAAGAAGGCGCGGGAGGAGAAGCAG AAAAAGCTCGTTGAGCTCCAGGCTGGGAAGAAGTCTCTGGAAGACCAGGTGGAGATGCTGCGGACAGTGAAGGAAGAAGCCGAGAAGCCAGAGAAAGAGGCCAAAGAGCAGCACCAGAAGCTGTGGGAAG AGCAGCTGGCTGCCGCCAAGGTCCAACGGGAGCAGGAGCTGGCGGCTGATGCCTTCCAGGAGCTGGATGACGACATGGACGGGAC GGTCTCGGTGACCGAGCTGCAGACTCATCCAGAGCTGGACACAGATGGGGATGGGGCGTTGTCGGAAGCAGAAGCTCAG gcCCTCCTCAGCGGGGACACACAGACAGACGCCACCTCTTTCTTCGACCGCGTCTGGGCCGCCATCAGGGACAAGTACCGGTCCGAG GCACTGCCCACTGACCTTCCAGCACCTTCTGCCCCTGACTTGACGGAGCCCAAGGAGGAGCAGCCACCAGTGCCCTCGCCACCCacggaagaggaggaggaggaggaggaagaagaggaggctgaagaagaagaggaggaggaggaggattctGAG GAGGCCCTACTGCCACTGGCACCCCCGCAGCCAGCCAGCCCTGCCGAGGAAGACAAGATGCCGCCGTACGACGAGCAGACGCAGGCCTTCATCGATG ctgcccaggaggcccGCAACAAGTTCGAGGAGGCCGAGCGGTCGCTGAAGGACATGGAGGAGTCCATCAG GAACCTGGAGCAAGAGATTTCTTTTGACTTTGGCCCCAACGGGGAGTTTGCCTACCTGTACAGCCAGTGCTACGAGCTCACCACCAACGA GTACGTCTACCGCCTCTGCCCCTTCAAGCTTGTCTCGCAGAAACCCAAACTTGGGGGCTCTCCCACCAGCCTCGG CACCTGGGGCTCCTGGGCTGGCCCCGAGCACGACAGGTTCAGTGCCATGAAGTATGAGCAAGGCACGGGCTGCTGGCAGGGCCCCAACCGCTCCACCACC GTGCGCCTCCTATGCGGGAAAGAGACCATGGTGACCAGCACCACGGAGCCCAGTCGCTGCGAGTACCTCATGGAGCTGATGACGCCAGCCGCCTGCCTGGAGCCACCGCCTGAAGCACCCACCGAAGACGACCATGACGAGCTCTAG